The genomic interval GGGCGTGGTTGAGATCCTGCTGAGCCGCAAGATCACCAATGTGAACGCGAAGGATGAGGACCAGTACACGCCGCTCCACTTTGCCGCTCAGAAGGGTGACGAGGCGCTGACCCGCCTGCTCCTAGATCGTTCCGCTTCCATAAATGAGGTGGACGCACAGGggcgcacgcccacacacgtGGCATGCCAACACGGCCAGGAGAACGTGGTGCGCGTGCTTCTGAGCCGCGGCGCCGACGTGCACGTGCGTGGAAAGGACGACTGGACGGCGCTGCACCTGGCTGCTTGGAGCGGGCACCTGGGCATCGTGAAGCTGCTGGTGAAACAGGCAGGCGCCGACGTGGACGGGCAAACGGCAGACGGACGCACGCCGCTGCACCTGGCTTCGCAGCGTGGGCAGTACCGAGTGGCTCGGATCCTGGTGGAGCTGGGCGCCAACGTGAACCTGACGTCAGCTGGCCTGCACACGCCACTGCACGCCGCCGCTGACACAGGCCACACCAGCACATCACGGCTGCTGCTCAAGCACGGCGCTGATGCCGAGAGCCGCACAGCGCAGGGCTGCACACCGCTGCACCTGGCCGCCCGCCGTGGCCATCTGGCCACCATCAGGATGCTCCTGGAGGAGGGTGCCGACCAGCGTAGCGCCGACTGTGCCCTGCGCACACCCTGCCACCTGGCAGCTGAGGGTGGCCACTGCGACGTCCTGAAGGAGTTCCTGCGGAGGTGGCCAGAGGTGGCTGGTGCACAGGATGAGGGCGGCCTCACGCCGCTCCACCTGGCTGTACGTGGCGGATACACGGATGCCATCTGCCTGCTGCTGAGCCGCAGCACCGACGGCCTGCCCCCCTCGCCAATGAGCCCTGCCCCAGAGATTCCAAGCCCCTCCTCTATGCCCATGAACCCCGCCCCAGAGCATCCCAGACCCTCCCCGGTGCCCATGAGCCCTGCACCTGGGGGGCCCCACAGGAAAGTGGTCATACTGAAACTGACCGAGCAGGAGGGCATCGAGCCAACGCAGGACACCACAAACTCGTTGTGCACGTCATCTCCCTGCTGAGAAAAGTGACCTAGACTGCACTGTGAGTCTCTCAGTCCTGACAATCTATTTTCCCAAAAATATGCTGAATTATGGACTATTACACACATGGGCAAAAGAGGGATTTGATGGCCCAGCTCTgctttatgtatatattgtaattatttgGTTGTGGCCATAAGAATATAGTTACCTCTCAGATGTTATTACTTCTCTGGACTTTTCTCTGGGCTCTTAAAGACTTCTCCAGcagtaaaaatatttctgattGGGAAAAGGATATTGTAAATACTCATATTGTATATAGAAATAGTAGAACATTCAGTGATTATTGCTGTGCCCATGTCAACAAGGACTCCCTATTCATTCTTTTGCTGAATTTTAACCTTttatatgtttgtcatttttaacattgttaCCTTTCTGCCAAGTCTTGTATTGTTTAATTGTCCACTATTCCTGTGTTACTAAATCAGACATCCAATTCATGTAGCCTCCAGGCAAGCTTCCTTCAttctaaagaaaataattttcaaagatttaaaaacagaagAATGCCTGACATAtgaaaagacttttttttactCAGTTAAGTTTATCAGCGCCCGTAAGATATCACCTGATAGCTGCTGACTTGGCCATAATGTACATTACTCCAGAAACCATGAGGTTAATTATACCGTTAGAATAGCTTTGGTCCATCATGACAGACGGGAGCATGTCTAGAGCTACTTGGCTCACGCTATGGGAACCGAGCCTGAGGGAGCTCgcaggtggtgtgtggtggggaGTACTGGGGGCTGCTCCACCCCCTGCTGATACCCTCATTTGGAGCCCGTTGGCCAATTCCTCAGACCACCTTATCTTTTCATCAGTGTAAAACCACAGTGCCATGTCTTGCTGACGCCACGGGAACTTGAGCTTTCGCAATCTCCAATTTGAGACGCTCAGAGTGGAACATCCACCCTGCTAATTGCTAGGTTTTTTACGTCTCCTGTTTGCAGAGAGCTACCAAATAGACtggctaatgctgtgtgtgtgtgtgtgtgtgtgtgtgtgtgtgtgtgtgtgtgtgtgtgtgtgtgtgtgtgtgtgtgtgtgtgtgtgtgtttagtaaaaATCTTATGTGAGAGCATATATTTTTGCTGCCACATGTTCTGTCATCAGTAGCCTTATGTAGACAATAGTCCTTTGCTAGCCAGCAGTCCTTACATTGacattaatttgtatttaggtcataaacagattttttcatcttatatttttgtacacATTTTCCCCAATGTACCTATATTGTTTGCACAGTTTCACTTTTGTATTTGATGGAAAATTAAAGTACATCATGTGTAATAATTAGTACTTGTCTCTATGGTTTTCTAGTATAGGCTTAAATAACAAGGTTTGTACTATTGAATCAGCTGGCCAAGAAGGAATAAGACAGTAAATACTGTTAAAAATAATGGGACTGTTATTGGATACCATTATATACCACTGACACAGTAACATGATGTTTCATTATGATGTCTAGTATTATAAAATTAGACCAGGCCAACATGGTCCCACTCTGTCACATCTGTCACATTATCGAATTCAAGACTGATGGTCTTTCCAAACATCTGAAAATTACACTGCTGACCAAAATTCTCCATGTCATTGAAGACGTCCATGGTGTTGGCTGCCTCTGTGGCAGAGACAGGCACTCAGGATCCATCAGGAGGTGCTCTAAACAGACCTCCTGGTCAAGAGAGTACTGATCAGTCATGGCAATGTAACCGCTGCTTGTTTCCTCGGCGGGTGCTTTCTGCTCTGGTTCTACCAGTGTCTCAGGAAACCATGCTATTGCAGCCTCAGGGCTATACTGGAACATCCTCATGGCATCCTCCAGAGATGTCACCTCAGGGAGGCTTTTGTCTTCAGGGATACCTAATCCACCCCCGAGGCCTGGCTGGCTGGTGTAGGTAAGGGTGACGGGGGCAGGTGCCTGGGTCTCGGTGGAAAAGTCAGACATTCGACCCAGGCCGTAGGGGTAGGCACCAGCAGTATACATTTGCAACCCGTGGGCCTGCAGTAGGACAGCATGCTCAGGTGTGGgccacacaggcagacagacctGCTCACTGACCTGGGGATGGATAAAATGCAATGGAACCTCTACAGAGGATGGAACCTCTGACACTATATTTACCCCCTGGACTGAAGCATAACATGGATGGAGATTTTGAAACCTGACTGGGACTATAGTTTGGTGACTTTCCTGCTCATAACTATAGCACATGTGCCTACTGTTGTAGTCTGTTGTCCAGGCATCAGGGCACCACTGTGTAGCCAGGCACTCATGATGTAGTCTGAAGGATGGTAACCAACAGGAGTCATTGAAGGCCCAGTGAAAGGAAGATATCTCTGCTGGGGTATGTGGGTAGCTGGAGGTCCCACCATTACAATGCTGTAAGGCTGCGCTATATTGTAAAGCCACTGTTCCTGGAGCTGCTCTGTCCTGTATAGGCTCTGAGTGACCAAGCTGCCTAGTTTGATTGTGGGATTCATCTTTGATCTACCAACAGAGAGTTACAGGTTAGTGCTGGCTGTATATGAAAAGATTCTTATTTTTTATAGAGTGCAATTTTACTGTATAATAAATCTTATATAAAAGTActaaacagaatgaaaaatactAATGAAGAATAAGGCAGAATGTTAGTGGTAATATGTTTCTGGTTTACCTTTTCAGATGAAATGAGGGGTATTCAAATTTCTTAATAGCTGAGAAAATGTGTAAAGATTAGGAATCTGAGCTTCTTTGTCATGCTTCTTTGTCGTTTGACATGACTGAAATAGCAGTACTATCATTTTCCAAGTCtgtataataatgtatttttttatattattgtacATTAACAGAACTGTAAACATTCTGTTACATGGATACCATATTCTTTTGAATTAAATGGAATCCTAAACTTTGCATTCTAAGTATTATGAGAACTTCTCTTAATGTGCAAGTATCTGGTATTTTCTTAATACGTAAATAAGTCACCATTG from Electrophorus electricus isolate fEleEle1 chromosome 17, fEleEle1.pri, whole genome shotgun sequence carries:
- the LOC118242879 gene encoding uncharacterized protein LOC118242879, with protein sequence MCYSYEQESHQTIVPVRFQNLHPCYASVQGVNIVSEVPSSVEVPLHFIHPQVSEQVCLPVWPTPEHAVLLQAHGLQMYTAGAYPYGLGRMSDFSTETQAPAPVTLTYTSQPGLGGGLGIPEDKSLPEVTSLEDAMRMFQYSPEAAIAWFPETLVEPEQKAPAEETSSGYIAMTDQYSLDQEVCLEHLLMDPECLSLPQRQPTPWTSSMTWRILVSSVIFRCLERPSVLNSIM